The genomic region ctctctctctctctctctctctctgcaggtTCATGTGTGGAGAGCAGCCTTATATGGACTGATCACTTCAGCTATggcttatttttttcttgccaCCAGACACCGCACACTGTGCTGCAGCCGGAGCCAGAAGTAACCGCACTTTGGCATCGTTCCTGGAGTTACAAACTGTTACTCAGACCAGCAGCCCGCGGGACTCCGGGCTTCTTCTACTGCCCGAATATCTGAGTCCTTTCAAagaaaatagtgatttttttcccctccacttccccacggttatatatttttaaaataaaatccaatacccctcccccatataccccttcccctctcccatcccCCACTCACCCCCGCccgtgtgagtgtgtgagtgtgtgtttcCGAAGAACTGCGGATTGACAAACTGGTGTTGCAACTTTCCTGCATAAATTGCGTGGCCCAGACCATGTCGCTGACCAACACAAAGACGGGCTTTTCTGTCAAGGATATTTTAGACCTGCCTGACACCAACGATGAGGACGGATCCGTGGCAGAGGGGGCAGAGGAAGAGAGCGAGGGATCGGAGCCCACCAAGAGAACCGGGGTGCTGGGACCGAGCGCCCTGGAAGCAGTTCAGACCCTGCCCCTGAAAAATCCTTTCTACGACAACAGCGACAACCCCTACACTCGCTGGCTGGCCAGTACCGAAAGCATCCAGTATTCCTGTGAGTAAAGAAACTTCACCCTAACAATCAGCTCTccacctccctcccccttctttctccctcagaCCAAATGTGGTTGGACAGTGAAAGGAGGGAGAAGCTGCTTAACCCAGCCGTCCCAACCCCAACCTAGGCCAGGCTCTAAAGtattaatttgggggggggggattctaTTAACTCCTCTCCttgttttaaaactcttcacaccTCAGGAAAGGGGACTGGGAGAATCGAGGACTTATGCTTTCgattttttcttattctgttgaagtagaagggaaaggaggaggaggtgaaATGCTTTCCAAGGGGTAATGTTCATTACATTTCGGTTTGGGGGACGGTGACAAAttgcaaatatcatttcattactGAGGCAAAGGATCGCTAGGCATATTCACAGTCCCATGTTCGAGTCTGTGTGTGTAATATTGATCTCTGAAGGAGCCTAAGATGCAAATGGACATTCCGGGGGTGCTATAAATAGCCCTCCCGTTGTTCAGACACAGAGGCCGCTTTGTGCCTAGCGGGGTATCGGTTGGTTTAGAGACagtccagaaaaacaaaaacaaaacacacaaaaaatgtcTTAAACGGCAGAGCTGATCAATGACTGGATtgtgaatttcttcttttaaaaatcaacccACGTCCCTTCAGAGAGGAAATCACTTAAGGGTGTCCGAGATCTCCATCCTTTggccccttttccttctttaggcaaccccccccccaaagcagAAGCCATCCTTCGGGTCATTTTCGCAGCCGCTGGGGAAATAAGATGCCCCCTTTATCTCCACCACTTTCCCAGACCTCCCTTCCCACCTGGAGAAACTTGGAGCACACCCGACGGCTCTAGTAACCTCCCAGGCAGGGCTGGAGTTCCCTAGGAGAAAGAGAGGGCTCCTTCCCCAGTGCTCCCAACTATAGAGATCAGGTTTTTTGACGGGTTCAAACAAGGATGGTGGTTAGAGAAAAGGGAGTCAGAGTAGGGAGATGAGAATGGGTCTAAATCCTTCCCCTCCGCTGCCGAAGGGGATGAGAAAATTGGGGCACAGGGGACGGATTTGAGGATAAACAATAATAGTCCGCTGCCCAGGAACCTAGAGGGCCCaggcctctgtgtgtgtgtgtgtgtcgttcctctttcctctgcctctgtctctctttttctgcctttctgtctgtctgtctctcataaGCGTCTCTCTTTTCCTGCCGTCCTTGCCCACACCACCCATTCCCACCCTCAACCTTTCCTTACATCCCACCTTcctacttcccccctcccatgcCCTCCCTCTGCAGTGCACGGGCTGGCGGCTGGGGCGCCCCCGCAGGACTCCAGCGCAAAATCTCCGGAGCCCTCGGCCGACGAGTCGCCGGACAACGACAAGGAGACCCCAGGCAGCGGGGGTGAAGCGGGCAAAAAGCGGAAGAGGAGGGTGCTCTTCTCCAAGGCGCAGACCTACGAGCTGGAGCGGCGCTTTCGGCAGCAGCGCTACCTGTCGGCTCCGGAGCGTGAGCACCTGGCCAGCCTTATCCGCCTGACTCCCACGCAGGTGAAGATTTGGTTCCAGAACCACCGCTACAAGATGAAACGGGCGCGGGCCGAGAAAGGTATGGAGGTGACCCCCTTGCCTTCCCCGCGCCGGGTGGCCGTACCCGTCTTAGTCAGAGACGGCAAACCCTGCCACACGCTCAAAGCTCAGGACTTGGCCGCAGCCACCTTCCAGGCCGGCATCCCCTTCTCCGCCTACAGCGCCCAGTCGCTACAGCATATGCAATATAATGCCCAGTACAGCTCCGCCAGCACCCCTCAGTACCCGACAGCGCATCATTTGGTGCAAGCTCAGCAGTGGACTTGGTGAGACAGACGCCCTAGCCCTAGAGAGAAAGACTCAAGGCTCCAAAACAAATTCCACTCCACTGGAggacactattattattattctaattattattatggaGTTTgctcttggctttttttttttaatggagggaAATGTTCTGAGCTCTTTGGGGTAGGGAACTCCAACGGCTCgttccctctcttttttattttggagAGAGGGGTTTTGGAGATCTGGGCGCCGTGTTTACAAAATTTTTGCGCAGTCCTGCTT from Gracilinanus agilis isolate LMUSP501 unplaced genomic scaffold, AgileGrace unplaced_scaffold39335, whole genome shotgun sequence harbors:
- the NKX2-2 gene encoding homeobox protein Nkx-2.2; its protein translation is MSLTNTKTGFSVKDILDLPDTNDEDGSVAEGAEEESEGSEPTKRTGVLGPSALEAVQTLPLKNPFYDNSDNPYTRWLASTESIQYSLHGLAAGAPPQDSSAKSPEPSADESPDNDKETPGSGGEAGKKRKRRVLFSKAQTYELERRFRQQRYLSAPEREHLASLIRLTPTQVKIWFQNHRYKMKRARAEKGMEVTPLPSPRRVAVPVLVRDGKPCHTLKAQDLAAATFQAGIPFSAYSAQSLQHMQYNAQYSSASTPQYPTAHHLVQAQQWTW